A region of Ovis canadensis isolate MfBH-ARS-UI-01 breed Bighorn chromosome 19, ARS-UI_OviCan_v2, whole genome shotgun sequence DNA encodes the following proteins:
- the CHCHD4 gene encoding mitochondrial intermembrane space import and assembly protein 40 isoform X1 gives MAYCRQEGKDRIIFVTKEDHETPSNAELVADDPNDPYEEHGLILPNGDINWNCPCLGGMASGPCGEQFKAAFSCFHYSKEDVKGSDCVGQFRAMQECMQRYPDLYPQEEGEEEEEERPADPSQEAAASEASAAKEAAASS, from the exons ATGGCCTACTGCCGGCAGGAAG GGAAGGATCGAATCATATTTGTGACCAAAGAGGACCACGAGACTCCAAGCAACGCAGAGCTGGTTGCCGACGACCCCAATGACCCGTACGAGGAGCATG ggctgATCCTGCCAAACGGAGACATCAACTGGAACTGCCCGTGCCTGGGGGGCATGGCCAGCGGCCCCTGCGGGGAGCAGTTCAAGGCGGCCTTTTCCTGCTTCCACTACAGCAAGGAGGACGTCAAGGGGTCGGACTGTGTGGGCCAGTTCCGGGCCATGCAGGAGTGCATGCAGAGGTACCCAGACCTCTAcccccaggaggagggggaggaggaggaggaggagaggccgGCAGATCCCTCACAGGAAGCAGCTGCCTCCGAGGCCAGCGCAGCCAAAGAGGCGGCGGCGTCGAGCTAA
- the CHCHD4 gene encoding mitochondrial intermembrane space import and assembly protein 40 isoform X2, which translates to MAYCRQEGKDRIIFVTKEDHETPSNAELVADDPNDPYEEHGLILPNGDINWNCPCLGGMASGPCGEQFKAAFSCFHYSKEDVKGSDCVGQFRAMQECMQRNLLVNTAATFLSSQIVLNFATWK; encoded by the exons ATGGCCTACTGCCGGCAGGAAG GGAAGGATCGAATCATATTTGTGACCAAAGAGGACCACGAGACTCCAAGCAACGCAGAGCTGGTTGCCGACGACCCCAATGACCCGTACGAGGAGCATG ggctgATCCTGCCAAACGGAGACATCAACTGGAACTGCCCGTGCCTGGGGGGCATGGCCAGCGGCCCCTGCGGGGAGCAGTTCAAGGCGGCCTTTTCCTGCTTCCACTACAGCAAGGAGGACGTCAAGGGGTCGGACTGTGTGGGCCAGTTCCGGGCCATGCAGGAGTGCATGCAGAG GAACCTGTTGGTGAATACAGCTGCCACTTTTTTGAGTTCTCAGATTGTCCTGAACTTTGCCACCTGGAAATAA